In Tepidamorphus gemmatus, one genomic interval encodes:
- the ilvD gene encoding dihydroxy-acid dehydratase — MTSDRPAGRRLRSRITTDGLDRAPHRAFMRGMGLSDADIARPFIGIVSTFGETTPCVGNLDIQAADAHAGVSEAGGTPRSFTTISVSDGISMNHQGMKCSLVSRELIADSVELVMRAHAYDGLVAFGGCDKNLPAMMMAMVRLNVPSVFVYGGAALVGALDGKDVSILTAYEAVGSAMTGTIGRDEVDRLERAALPTVGACPGQFTANTMAMVAEVLGLAPMGSAMLPAVDAARRGLNRRAGRLVMEILTNGGPLPRDMITRASLENACAIVAATGGSTNAAMHIPAIANEAGIRFTLADAAAVFERTPLIGNLQPGGRYYAQHVHAVGGVAVIVKELIRAGAIDGTAMTVTGRTLAEEVAGAPPPDGEVIRSVDNPISPNGGVIVLRGNLAPDGALIKVAGLKTLVHEGPARVFESEEECMAAIRRRAYAEGDVIIIRNEGPKGGPGMREMLGPTAVIYGQGMGEKVALVTDGRFSGATRGMCIGYVSPEAAAGGVLALVEAGDRIRIDALARRIDLLVDDAEIARRRAAWSPRPRRVKLSGVLQKYAAQVGSAHLGAVTHDGAAEWPIEEPEA, encoded by the coding sequence ATGACGTCAGACCGGCCAGCCGGGCGCCGACTGCGCTCGCGCATCACCACCGACGGCCTCGACAGGGCGCCGCACCGGGCCTTCATGCGGGGCATGGGTCTTTCCGACGCGGACATCGCCCGGCCCTTCATCGGCATCGTCTCCACCTTCGGCGAGACGACCCCGTGTGTCGGCAATTTGGACATCCAGGCGGCCGACGCCCATGCCGGTGTTTCGGAGGCCGGCGGTACGCCGCGCTCGTTCACGACCATATCCGTTTCCGACGGCATCAGCATGAACCACCAGGGCATGAAATGCTCGCTGGTATCGCGCGAACTGATCGCCGACTCGGTCGAGCTGGTCATGCGGGCCCATGCCTATGACGGGCTCGTGGCGTTTGGCGGCTGCGACAAGAACCTGCCCGCAATGATGATGGCGATGGTCCGCCTCAACGTGCCGTCGGTGTTCGTCTACGGCGGCGCCGCACTGGTCGGTGCGCTGGACGGCAAGGACGTCTCGATCCTGACCGCTTACGAGGCGGTGGGCAGCGCCATGACCGGGACGATCGGTCGCGACGAGGTCGACCGGCTGGAGCGCGCGGCATTGCCGACGGTCGGCGCTTGCCCCGGCCAGTTCACCGCCAACACCATGGCAATGGTCGCCGAGGTGCTGGGCCTTGCACCGATGGGCTCTGCCATGCTGCCCGCCGTCGATGCCGCGCGCCGGGGCCTGAACCGCCGCGCCGGCCGGCTGGTAATGGAAATCCTGACCAATGGCGGCCCGCTGCCGCGCGACATGATCACCCGCGCGAGCCTCGAGAATGCCTGCGCGATCGTCGCGGCGACGGGAGGCTCCACCAACGCCGCGATGCACATTCCGGCGATCGCCAATGAAGCCGGTATCCGTTTCACCTTGGCCGATGCCGCGGCCGTCTTCGAGCGCACGCCGCTGATCGGCAACCTGCAGCCGGGCGGCCGCTACTACGCCCAGCACGTCCATGCGGTCGGCGGTGTCGCCGTCATCGTCAAGGAACTGATCCGCGCCGGCGCGATCGACGGAACGGCGATGACGGTCACCGGCCGCACGCTGGCCGAGGAGGTGGCGGGCGCGCCGCCCCCCGATGGCGAGGTGATCCGGTCCGTCGACAACCCGATTTCGCCGAATGGCGGCGTGATCGTGCTGCGCGGCAACCTCGCTCCGGACGGTGCGCTGATAAAGGTCGCGGGTCTGAAGACCCTTGTCCACGAAGGACCGGCCCGGGTCTTCGAGAGCGAGGAGGAGTGCATGGCCGCCATCCGCAGGCGGGCCTACGCGGAAGGGGATGTCATCATCATCCGCAACGAGGGTCCGAAGGGCGGTCCCGGCATGCGCGAAATGCTCGGTCCGACCGCCGTCATCTACGGCCAGGGCATGGGCGAGAAGGTGGCGCTGGTCACCGATGGACGCTTCTCGGGCGCGACGCGCGGCATGTGCATCGGCTATGTCAGTCCCGAGGCCGCGGCCGGTGGGGTGCTCGCACTGGTCGAGGCCGGCGACCGCATACGCATCGATGCGCTGGCGCGCCGCATCGACCTGCTGGTCGACGACGCCGAGATCGCGCGCCGACGCGCCGCCTGGTCGCCGAGGCCACGCAGGGTGAAGCTGAGTGGCGTCCTGCAGAAATATGCCGCCCAGGTCGGCTCCGCGCATCTCGGCGCGGTCACCCATGACGGTGCCGCAGAATGGCCGATCGAGGAGCCCGAGGCATGA
- a CDS encoding protoglobin domain-containing protein, giving the protein MDMPSRPDVEAFLDISDADRREAARAWKVIEPSLDTILATFYADIRRTGFMPRLSDAQVARLIESQKRHWSRVFGGAQADNPEQVARLIGLRHRQHHVSPSDFVLSYMRLLTLFIEALRDCEAGRLRAARHSRMALLKSVAVDMSFTLAAYDAELIE; this is encoded by the coding sequence ATGGACATGCCATCGCGGCCAGATGTGGAGGCCTTTCTCGATATCAGCGACGCCGATCGCCGGGAGGCGGCCCGCGCCTGGAAGGTCATCGAACCGTCGCTGGACACGATCCTTGCCACGTTCTACGCCGACATCCGCCGGACCGGCTTCATGCCCAGGCTGTCCGACGCCCAGGTCGCCCGCCTCATCGAAAGCCAGAAGCGCCACTGGAGCCGGGTCTTTGGTGGCGCGCAGGCGGACAACCCCGAGCAGGTGGCGCGTTTGATCGGTCTGCGCCACCGTCAGCATCACGTCTCGCCGTCGGATTTCGTCCTCTCCTACATGCGGCTGCTGACGCTGTTCATCGAGGCACTCAGAGACTGCGAGGCAGGTCGCCTCCGCGCCGCGCGCCATTCGCGGATGGCGCTGCTCAAGTCCGTCGCCGTCGACATGAGCTTCACGCTCGCCGCCTACGATGCGGAGTTGATCGAGTAG
- a CDS encoding ArsR/SmtB family transcription factor yields the protein MPVSRSTPAAATGDEIRLPSTPEEVQAFAVQARKASELLKALSHETRLLILCLLADGERSVSDLERMLTLPQAAVSQQLARLRADNLVTTRRNGRMIFYRIADAEVAKIITALHELFCSPALDRR from the coding sequence ATGCCGGTATCCAGATCGACTCCCGCGGCCGCGACCGGCGACGAGATCAGGCTTCCGTCGACGCCTGAGGAAGTGCAGGCGTTTGCGGTCCAGGCGCGCAAGGCGAGCGAGTTGCTCAAGGCGCTGTCGCACGAGACCCGACTGCTGATCCTGTGCCTGCTTGCGGATGGCGAACGGTCCGTTTCCGACCTCGAGCGGATGCTGACACTCCCGCAGGCGGCCGTCTCCCAGCAGCTCGCACGCCTGCGCGCCGACAATCTGGTGACGACCCGCCGGAACGGCCGGATGATATTTTACCGGATTGCCGACGCGGAGGTCGCCAAGATCATCACCGCCCTGCACGAACTGTTCTGCTCCCCTGCCCTCGATCGTCGCTGA
- a CDS encoding FecR family protein yields MRRPIATSLVAAGLMAGSCASAAAVTVGTIVRVQGEVEIVQAGTIAPAFVGQAVDSAANIRSGADGKVLVELVDGSTVTLAADTAVSMAELVPASPDGFLSGIIDLVSGAVRVLAAPSPEARRLEVRTGMGVAAVRSTRFFVEASPAGMAVFVWAGRVAVSPASAAMTVELTEGEGIDIKPSPGNSAVLIMPDAPTKWSAPRIASIDERTNMQ; encoded by the coding sequence ATGCGACGTCCCATCGCAACATCGCTGGTCGCTGCCGGCCTTATGGCGGGATCGTGCGCGTCTGCGGCTGCGGTGACGGTCGGAACGATCGTGCGGGTCCAGGGCGAGGTGGAGATCGTGCAGGCCGGAACGATCGCGCCCGCGTTCGTCGGCCAGGCCGTTGACAGTGCGGCGAACATCCGGTCCGGTGCCGACGGCAAGGTGCTGGTCGAGCTCGTCGACGGCTCGACGGTGACACTCGCCGCCGACACCGCGGTGTCGATGGCGGAGCTCGTTCCGGCAAGCCCGGACGGTTTCCTGTCCGGGATCATAGACCTGGTCAGCGGTGCCGTGCGGGTTCTGGCCGCGCCCAGCCCCGAGGCGCGCCGACTCGAGGTCCGCACCGGCATGGGAGTCGCTGCCGTGCGTTCGACCCGGTTCTTCGTCGAGGCCTCCCCGGCCGGGATGGCGGTGTTCGTCTGGGCCGGGCGCGTCGCGGTCTCGCCGGCATCCGCTGCGATGACGGTCGAACTCACCGAAGGCGAAGGCATCGACATCAAGCCGTCACCCGGCAATTCCGCTGTACTGATCATGCCGGACGCGCCGACGAAATGGAGTGCGCCCCGCATCGCCTCGATAGACGAACGCACGAACATGCAATGA
- a CDS encoding globin-coupled sensor protein, which yields MRDHEDPCRIAFLRLDDDVRSALQKFWPVVEPALPSILDDFYAHLARFPEIATLIGAQKNRLKRAQIEHWQRLFSGKFDETYVAGVRAIGQAHQRIGLEPRWYIGGYCFVLVALLDLALRTSWLRPARRADLPRAIVTAVMLDMDFAISVYQDAVLAERAARQTRVDTAIASFETKMQSAIAAMRDAAERMQQTARQIETGCDRTAGLARSVSAAAEEANTNVRTVAAAAEQISASIAEISRRVADSRATTAATRADAERGSRQMRGLQEAAQRIGDVVVLINQIAAQTNLLALNATIEAARAGEAGRGFAVVAAEVKSLAGQTARATEEIAAHVSGIQQSTDEAASLTDSIAGAIGGIDEITAAIAAVMEQQGSAVAEIVRSMHDAATGTNEVSEGITGVSHTAREGSEGAAAAHAAAGDLAARADEIGLHMAAFFQDVRAA from the coding sequence ATGCGAGATCACGAAGATCCCTGTCGCATCGCATTCCTGCGACTCGACGATGATGTGCGATCCGCCCTGCAGAAATTCTGGCCGGTTGTCGAACCGGCGCTGCCGAGCATTCTCGATGATTTCTACGCCCACCTTGCCCGTTTTCCGGAAATTGCAACCCTCATAGGGGCGCAGAAGAACCGCCTGAAGCGGGCGCAGATCGAGCATTGGCAACGCTTGTTCTCGGGAAAGTTCGACGAGACCTATGTCGCCGGTGTGCGCGCGATCGGTCAGGCACACCAGCGCATCGGCCTCGAACCACGCTGGTACATCGGCGGCTACTGCTTCGTCCTCGTCGCCCTGCTCGATCTCGCACTGCGGACCAGCTGGCTGCGCCCGGCGCGACGTGCCGACCTGCCGCGCGCGATCGTCACCGCCGTCATGCTCGACATGGACTTCGCCATATCGGTCTACCAGGATGCCGTGCTGGCCGAACGGGCGGCGCGGCAGACGCGCGTGGATACGGCGATTGCGTCCTTCGAGACGAAGATGCAGTCGGCGATCGCGGCGATGCGCGACGCGGCCGAGCGCATGCAGCAGACTGCCCGTCAGATCGAGACCGGCTGCGACCGGACGGCAGGCCTCGCCCGCTCGGTGTCTGCCGCCGCCGAGGAGGCCAACACCAACGTCCGCACCGTTGCCGCTGCAGCGGAGCAGATATCCGCGTCGATTGCCGAAATCTCGCGCCGGGTGGCTGACTCGCGCGCCACCACCGCCGCGACCCGCGCCGATGCCGAACGCGGCTCGCGGCAGATGCGCGGGCTGCAGGAGGCGGCGCAGCGCATCGGCGACGTCGTCGTCCTCATCAACCAGATCGCCGCCCAGACCAATCTGCTCGCCCTCAATGCGACCATCGAAGCGGCGCGGGCGGGAGAGGCGGGCCGGGGCTTTGCCGTCGTCGCCGCCGAGGTCAAGTCGCTTGCCGGGCAGACCGCTCGCGCGACCGAGGAGATCGCCGCACATGTCTCCGGCATCCAGCAGTCGACCGATGAGGCCGCGAGTCTGACCGACTCGATCGCAGGGGCGATCGGCGGCATCGACGAAATCACCGCCGCAATCGCCGCCGTGATGGAACAGCAGGGCAGTGCCGTGGCCGAGATCGTGCGCAGCATGCACGATGCGGCCACCGGCACCAACGAGGTGTCGGAGGGCATAACCGGTGTGTCGCACACCGCGCGCGAGGGAAGCGAGGGCGCGGCGGCGGCACATGCGGCTGCTGGCGACCTCGCCGCGCGCGCCGACGAGATCGGGCTGCATATGGCAGCCTTCTTTCAGGACGTGCGCGCGGCCTGA
- a CDS encoding MucR family transcriptional regulator, whose amino-acid sequence MNDTNDKLDAVERTAEIVAAYVSNNTVAAADLGNLIRDVHMALSGLGKPVAAPEPLVPAVPIKKSVTNDYIICLEDGKKFKTLKRHLAIHYGLTPQQYREKWGLPADYPMVAPAYAEARSQLAKSIGLGQKRDAAAAPKTGRGRASKATGTGRSRRKAAGE is encoded by the coding sequence ATGAATGACACGAACGACAAGCTCGACGCGGTCGAGCGGACAGCAGAGATCGTCGCTGCCTATGTGAGCAACAATACCGTGGCCGCTGCGGATCTCGGAAATCTTATCCGCGACGTGCACATGGCGTTGTCCGGCCTCGGTAAGCCCGTCGCGGCGCCGGAGCCACTGGTTCCCGCCGTACCGATCAAGAAATCGGTGACCAACGACTACATCATCTGTCTCGAGGATGGAAAGAAGTTCAAGACGCTGAAGCGTCATCTGGCAATCCACTATGGCCTCACCCCGCAGCAGTATCGCGAGAAGTGGGGTCTGCCGGCTGACTATCCGATGGTCGCGCCGGCCTATGCCGAAGCCCGTTCCCAGCTCGCCAAGAGCATCGGGCTCGGCCAGAAGCGCGACGCCGCCGCCGCGCCGAAGACCGGTCGCGGCCGCGCGTCGAAGGCAACCGGCACCGGACGCAGCCGTCGCAAAGCGGCGGGCGAATAG
- a CDS encoding 3-hydroxyacyl-CoA dehydrogenase family protein gives MAVDIAVVGAGLMGHGIAYLFARAGHRVRVHDSSPAVLASLPHRLAGIADLFGDDAAVCARISPGSDLAATVAGAGFVFEAVPEIVTLKQELFADLERLTDRDCILCSNSSAIPTGTIAAKVHDRSRVVGTHFWNPPHLVPLVEVVQSGPETLAAVETVIALLKAAGRHPVHVRRDIPGFIGNRLQHALKREAIALVAAGVCDAETLDDVVKYGFGSRLGVLGPMEQSDLVGLDLTRNIHETLMPDLDRTDRPHPYLIEQVEAGRLGMKTGEGFRKWTPESAEAVHRRLREALIAGLRKTSPAHDDPDR, from the coding sequence ATGGCGGTCGACATTGCAGTGGTCGGTGCGGGGCTCATGGGGCACGGCATCGCCTATCTGTTCGCGCGGGCGGGCCACCGGGTGAGGGTCCACGACAGCTCACCGGCCGTGCTGGCCTCGCTGCCGCACCGTCTCGCCGGCATCGCCGATCTCTTCGGCGATGATGCTGCGGTCTGCGCGCGGATCAGCCCAGGATCCGATCTTGCGGCGACGGTCGCCGGTGCCGGGTTCGTGTTCGAGGCGGTTCCCGAGATCGTCACGCTCAAGCAGGAGCTGTTCGCCGACCTCGAACGCCTGACGGACCGGGACTGCATCCTGTGCTCGAACTCGTCGGCCATTCCGACGGGTACCATCGCGGCGAAGGTGCACGACCGGAGCCGGGTGGTGGGCACGCACTTCTGGAATCCGCCGCATCTCGTGCCCCTCGTCGAAGTCGTGCAATCCGGGCCGGAGACGCTGGCGGCCGTCGAGACGGTCATCGCGCTGCTGAAAGCCGCCGGCAGACATCCGGTGCACGTGCGCCGCGATATTCCCGGCTTCATCGGCAACCGCCTGCAACATGCGCTGAAGCGTGAGGCGATCGCGCTCGTAGCCGCCGGGGTCTGCGACGCCGAGACCCTCGATGATGTCGTCAAGTACGGCTTCGGCAGCCGGCTCGGTGTGCTCGGCCCGATGGAGCAGTCGGATCTGGTCGGGCTCGACCTGACCCGCAACATCCACGAGACGCTGATGCCCGATCTCGACCGCACCGACCGGCCGCACCCCTATCTCATCGAGCAGGTGGAGGCGGGCCGGCTCGGCATGAAGACCGGCGAGGGCTTCCGCAAGTGGACGCCCGAAAGCGCCGAGGCCGTGCACCGACGGCTGCGCGAGGCGCTGATCGCGGGTCTGCGCAAGACGTCGCCGGCGCACGACGACCCCGATCGCTGA
- a CDS encoding CHASE2 domain-containing protein, with product MTPIRAGLASAALAIAAALAAVLATVPANAPLAVLEDTALDAQFRLRGPLRPAAPIVLIDIDDKTLESMGGFPLDRTVLAEIIRSAKAAGARLIVPDILLPASRLTSPAADASLSRAISEAGNVLLPVAFLFQEGTTPPPELPAPVIASAFAVVRQGRGLRTGVPHPSGVVLPDAPFLDAAGYGHVNVVRSETGGVSHAEMAVRFGEHYFPFLPAVVAARALGVRRSDMVLWLGAFLDIGETRLPLDDLDRLVVNHYGPADTFARIAARDLLDGSSQTNILRDSIAFISVTAAGVGDQFRSPFDVALPGTDLLATVTDNILSGRVLYQPAWSVAASFAAAFLLAWLSSWLVLASGLVAGIALALIATAGWLVIVQALFTGSGVLLSLPIPPLAVAPSVALAATWSMASTGRRRQQELSSIRETAAFAPVLSALAAELDQHAGPKTIICTVVFADLKGFTEVAQSAAPEAVHALMSRTLALLAEAAERHGGILVKSLGDGGMLLFGAPGRDVAAPARALDFVRETLATARSPAAGESLDIRFGAHCGPVSFGLIAAGSRREVDVAGDTVNVASRLQALTRKHDTTAIVSDQLIEAGVAAAGERARAGFRKAPRTRLRGRDRSIGIWLWQGGRELSGNA from the coding sequence TTGACCCCGATACGGGCCGGCCTCGCCTCCGCCGCGCTCGCGATCGCGGCGGCGCTGGCCGCGGTCCTGGCGACCGTCCCGGCCAATGCCCCTCTCGCCGTTCTGGAGGACACAGCACTCGATGCACAGTTTCGGCTTCGCGGACCGCTGCGGCCCGCCGCGCCGATCGTGCTCATCGACATCGACGACAAGACTCTTGAATCCATGGGGGGCTTTCCCCTCGACCGGACCGTCCTCGCCGAGATCATCCGGTCGGCCAAAGCCGCCGGCGCCCGGCTGATCGTGCCTGACATCCTGCTGCCGGCCTCGCGGCTGACCAGCCCCGCCGCCGACGCCAGCCTGTCGCGGGCGATCTCCGAAGCAGGCAATGTGCTTCTGCCGGTCGCCTTTCTGTTTCAGGAGGGTACGACGCCGCCGCCGGAGCTTCCCGCACCCGTCATCGCATCGGCATTCGCCGTGGTCCGGCAGGGGCGGGGCTTGCGGACGGGCGTACCACATCCCTCCGGCGTGGTCCTGCCCGATGCGCCGTTCCTGGATGCGGCGGGATACGGTCATGTCAACGTCGTCCGCTCCGAGACCGGCGGCGTCAGCCACGCCGAGATGGCCGTCCGGTTCGGGGAACACTACTTCCCCTTCCTGCCGGCCGTCGTCGCGGCGCGGGCTCTCGGCGTCCGTCGATCGGACATGGTGCTCTGGCTCGGCGCGTTCCTCGACATCGGCGAGACGCGCCTGCCACTCGACGACCTGGATCGCCTCGTCGTCAATCATTACGGGCCAGCCGACACCTTTGCGCGCATCGCGGCCCGCGATCTGCTCGACGGTTCGTCGCAGACCAACATCCTGCGCGACAGCATCGCCTTCATCAGCGTGACGGCGGCAGGCGTTGGGGATCAGTTCCGCAGTCCATTCGACGTTGCCCTGCCGGGCACCGACCTGCTCGCGACGGTTACAGACAACATTCTCAGCGGACGGGTTCTGTATCAACCGGCCTGGTCGGTCGCCGCCTCGTTTGCAGCCGCCTTTCTGCTCGCATGGCTGTCGTCCTGGCTCGTGCTGGCGAGCGGTCTCGTCGCCGGCATCGCCCTCGCCCTGATCGCAACCGCTGGCTGGCTGGTCATCGTGCAGGCCCTGTTCACCGGCAGCGGCGTCCTGCTGTCGCTGCCTATCCCGCCCCTCGCCGTCGCGCCATCAGTGGCGCTCGCTGCCACCTGGTCGATGGCTTCGACCGGCCGTCGGCGCCAGCAGGAATTGTCGAGCATTCGCGAGACGGCCGCCTTTGCACCGGTCCTCAGCGCGCTCGCCGCCGAACTCGACCAGCATGCCGGTCCAAAGACAATCATCTGCACGGTCGTGTTTGCCGACCTCAAGGGGTTCACCGAGGTCGCGCAATCCGCCGCGCCCGAGGCCGTGCACGCCCTGATGAGCCGTACGCTCGCCCTCCTCGCCGAGGCAGCGGAGCGCCATGGCGGCATTCTCGTCAAGTCGCTCGGCGACGGCGGAATGCTGCTGTTCGGCGCGCCCGGCAGGGACGTGGCCGCCCCGGCGCGGGCCCTGGACTTCGTTCGAGAGACGCTGGCGACCGCGCGCTCGCCCGCTGCCGGCGAGTCGCTCGACATTCGCTTCGGCGCCCATTGCGGCCCGGTGTCGTTCGGTCTGATCGCGGCCGGATCGCGGCGGGAGGTCGACGTTGCCGGCGATACGGTCAATGTGGCGAGCCGCTTGCAGGCCCTGACCCGCAAGCACGATACGACGGCGATCGTCTCGGACCAGCTCATCGAGGCGGGCGTCGCAGCCGCCGGCGAGCGCGCCCGGGCTGGATTCCGCAAGGCGCCCCGTACGCGGCTGCGCGGCCGTGACCGCTCGATTGGCATCTGGCTCTGGCAGGGCGGCAGGGAGCTGTCCGGCAACGCCTGA
- a CDS encoding NAD(P)-dependent oxidoreductase yields the protein MRPRIAFLGLGLMGAPMARRLAEAGTDLVVWNRSREKTVPFRNIARIAETPMAAARETDAVFLCLTDADAVEAVVLGPAGLAEAGQLKRIVDFSTISPDRTRIIAARIAEATRAAWIDAPVSGGVPGAEQGTLTIMAGGVAADVEAVRPLVAPLCARFTHMGPVGAGQVTKLVNQIISGCTIAVVAEAIAFAEAAGIDATCLTEALAGGFADSAPFRLFAPRMAARDYSRPIGSSRLMLKDLDAVLEAGRKVDAVLPMSSLAAELYRATARYGLADSDIAALIEVLSGDAGKRN from the coding sequence ATGAGACCCCGGATCGCCTTCCTCGGACTGGGCCTGATGGGTGCGCCGATGGCGCGGCGGCTGGCCGAGGCCGGAACGGACCTCGTGGTCTGGAACCGCAGCCGCGAGAAGACGGTACCGTTCCGCAACATCGCCCGGATCGCGGAAACCCCGATGGCAGCCGCCCGCGAGACCGATGCGGTGTTTCTCTGCCTGACGGACGCGGACGCAGTGGAGGCCGTCGTGCTGGGTCCGGCGGGCCTGGCGGAGGCCGGACAGCTGAAGCGGATCGTCGATTTCTCCACGATCTCGCCGGACCGGACCCGGATCATCGCCGCCCGCATCGCCGAGGCCACCCGCGCAGCCTGGATCGACGCCCCTGTTTCCGGTGGTGTCCCCGGAGCCGAGCAGGGAACCCTGACGATCATGGCAGGCGGCGTTGCGGCAGATGTGGAGGCCGTTCGCCCGCTGGTGGCGCCGCTTTGTGCCCGTTTCACCCATATGGGACCGGTCGGCGCCGGCCAGGTGACCAAGCTCGTCAATCAGATCATTTCCGGCTGCACCATCGCGGTCGTCGCTGAAGCAATCGCCTTCGCCGAGGCCGCCGGCATCGATGCGACCTGCCTGACCGAGGCGCTGGCCGGCGGGTTCGCCGATTCCGCACCGTTCCGCCTGTTCGCGCCCCGCATGGCGGCCCGCGACTACTCGCGACCGATCGGCTCCTCGCGACTGATGCTGAAGGATCTCGATGCCGTCCTGGAGGCTGGCCGCAAGGTCGATGCCGTGCTGCCGATGTCCTCGCTGGCAGCCGAACTGTATCGTGCGACCGCACGCTATGGACTGGCGGACTCGGACATCGCCGCGCTGATTGAGGTTCTGAGCGGCGACGCAGGCAAACGCAACTGA
- a CDS encoding fumarylacetoacetate hydrolase family protein — MTDFVFPPPAPPSVAVEGTRERFPVRRILCVGRNYAAHARELGNDPDREPPFFFLKPADCVVDSGATVPYPGLTTNLHHEIELVVAIGRGGSDIPAGLAHEHVYGYAAGIDLTRRDLQEEAKRLRRPWDWSKGFDQSAPCGPIRPVARAGHPSRGRITLAVGDEVRQDADLSEMIWGVAEIVSLASQAMALCPGDLIFTGTPAGVGPIERGDRVTGEIEGVGRIEISIG; from the coding sequence ATGACAGACTTCGTGTTTCCGCCCCCCGCCCCCCCGAGCGTCGCCGTCGAGGGGACACGTGAACGGTTCCCGGTGCGCCGGATCCTCTGCGTCGGCCGCAACTACGCTGCCCACGCCCGCGAGCTCGGCAACGATCCCGACCGCGAACCTCCCTTCTTCTTCCTCAAGCCGGCCGACTGCGTCGTCGACAGCGGCGCGACCGTGCCCTATCCCGGCCTGACGACGAATCTTCATCACGAGATCGAGCTTGTCGTCGCTATCGGCCGCGGCGGCTCCGACATCCCCGCAGGCCTCGCACACGAGCATGTCTACGGCTACGCCGCGGGAATCGATTTGACGCGTCGTGACCTCCAGGAGGAGGCCAAGAGGCTGAGGCGTCCCTGGGACTGGAGCAAGGGTTTCGACCAGTCGGCGCCCTGCGGACCGATCCGGCCGGTCGCACGAGCCGGCCATCCCTCCCGCGGCAGGATCACTCTGGCGGTCGGGGACGAGGTGCGGCAGGATGCCGATCTGTCGGAAATGATCTGGGGTGTTGCCGAAATCGTTTCCCTTGCCTCGCAAGCCATGGCCCTGTGTCCCGGTGATCTCATCTTCACAGGCACGCCGGCAGGGGTTGGCCCGATCGAGCGGGGCGACCGGGTCACTGGCGAGATCGAAGGGGTTGGCCGTATCGAGATTTCGATCGGTTGA
- a CDS encoding Crp/Fnr family transcriptional regulator, whose amino-acid sequence MDRRRSGPGAVPKSYHQARAKRIVLSARETAHDVYVLCAGWASQFVRLADGRRQIVGLLAPGDVFADSAVFGIVIGHAIQALTDVAYTRLDARALRQRVSEEPELLAVFARACLKEKQEREALVVDLGRRSAEERIAHLVLRIIARLASLSVIRDERYPWPLRQQDVADATGLTPVHVSRTLAELRKAGIIDIARSTLTVIDREKLESIGRLR is encoded by the coding sequence ATGGACCGCCGGCGCAGCGGGCCGGGAGCGGTGCCCAAGTCTTACCATCAGGCGCGGGCCAAGCGGATTGTCCTCAGCGCGCGCGAGACCGCGCATGACGTGTATGTGCTGTGCGCGGGCTGGGCGAGCCAGTTCGTCCGACTGGCGGACGGCCGGAGACAGATCGTCGGACTGCTGGCGCCGGGAGACGTGTTTGCCGACAGTGCCGTGTTCGGCATCGTGATCGGCCATGCCATCCAGGCGCTGACCGACGTCGCCTACACCCGCCTCGACGCGCGCGCGCTCAGGCAACGAGTGTCCGAGGAGCCGGAGCTGCTGGCCGTGTTCGCCCGTGCCTGCCTCAAAGAAAAGCAGGAGCGCGAGGCCCTGGTCGTCGATCTCGGCCGCCGCTCGGCAGAGGAGCGGATCGCCCATCTGGTGCTGCGGATCATCGCCCGGCTGGCGTCGCTATCGGTGATCCGCGACGAACGCTATCCCTGGCCGCTGCGCCAGCAGGACGTCGCCGATGCGACCGGACTCACGCCGGTCCATGTCAGCCGGACGCTGGCCGAGCTGCGCAAGGCGGGCATCATCGACATCGCACGTTCGACGCTGACCGTGATCGACCGAGAGAAGCTCGAGAGCATCGGGCGGCTCCGCTGA